Proteins encoded in a region of the Candidatus Bathyarchaeota archaeon genome:
- a CDS encoding cellulase family glycosylhydrolase: MDRILVNGMRFVDEYGRERVFHGINVVCKDRSRGYVYRLDKPTLERFREMSFNLVRLGVIWDGVEPEPGVYNQEYLAELEEQVRVYADCGIYVLLDMHQDLYGVRYADGAPEWATVTDGLPEPEKTAVWSDGYMSPAVQRAFDHFWANDPAPDGVGLQDHFAGCWRVLAERFKDRPEVLGYDLINEPFSGSIAAEIYKTLLTGFSRLEPKVAGEPSKSLEELMEMYEDVRVRVDALRLLDDEGLYKKLVSTVEPYVRRFETEHLMPFYRRVARAVRSATQRGVILMEDCYFCNAGVPSSIVKLTVDGAQEPLQAFAPHVYDLVIDTPYYATHASEKRVKVIVESRRRTQKRLNMPVLVGEWGAFGSHRGIGKHCEFLLNTFDELRWSWSYWAWHEGFADTEAAEYLARPYPAAVAGELITYRYDRERGMFSMEWVANPSLSEPTVVRLPRGLDWTDVKVEPECPYKVVEEDGAVYLEVRARRRERHVLTVE, from the coding sequence GTGGACCGGATACTTGTGAACGGTATGAGGTTTGTGGATGAGTACGGCAGGGAGAGGGTCTTCCACGGTATAAACGTCGTCTGCAAAGATAGGTCGAGAGGGTACGTGTATAGGCTGGATAAACCCACCCTTGAACGTTTTAGGGAGATGAGTTTTAACCTGGTGCGGTTAGGGGTGATATGGGACGGGGTTGAGCCTGAGCCAGGGGTTTACAACCAGGAATATCTAGCCGAGCTTGAGGAGCAGGTACGCGTCTACGCCGATTGCGGTATATACGTCTTGCTGGATATGCACCAAGACCTGTACGGCGTCCGCTACGCCGATGGGGCTCCCGAGTGGGCGACGGTCACCGACGGGCTACCGGAGCCGGAGAAGACGGCTGTTTGGAGCGACGGCTATATGAGCCCGGCTGTGCAGAGGGCGTTCGACCACTTCTGGGCTAACGACCCGGCGCCTGATGGAGTAGGCTTGCAGGACCACTTCGCAGGATGCTGGCGTGTCTTAGCGGAACGCTTTAAAGACAGACCGGAGGTGCTGGGCTATGACCTAATCAACGAGCCCTTCTCCGGCTCCATAGCCGCCGAAATCTACAAGACCCTTTTGACGGGTTTCTCGCGGCTGGAGCCCAAGGTCGCCGGTGAACCGTCTAAGTCGCTGGAGGAGCTTATGGAGATGTACGAGGATGTTAGGGTAAGGGTGGATGCGCTTCGACTGCTCGACGATGAGGGTCTGTATAAAAAGCTAGTCTCGACCGTTGAGCCGTACGTGAGGAGGTTCGAGACCGAGCATCTCATGCCGTTTTACAGACGCGTCGCAAGAGCCGTACGGTCGGCGACCCAGCGCGGGGTGATACTCATGGAGGATTGCTATTTCTGCAACGCCGGTGTGCCGTCTAGTATAGTTAAACTCACGGTCGACGGGGCTCAAGAGCCGCTGCAGGCGTTCGCCCCACACGTATACGACCTGGTGATAGACACACCTTACTACGCTACTCATGCAAGCGAGAAACGAGTCAAGGTGATAGTCGAGAGCAGACGCAGGACGCAGAAGCGGTTGAACATGCCGGTGCTTGTCGGAGAGTGGGGTGCCTTCGGCTCGCACAGAGGGATCGGGAAACACTGCGAGTTCCTGTTGAACACGTTCGACGAGCTACGGTGGAGCTGGAGCTACTGGGCATGGCACGAAGGCTTCGCCGATACCGAGGCGGCTGAGTATCTGGCGAGACCTTATCCAGCCGCCGTCGCCGGAGAGCTTATCACGTACCGATACGACAGAGAACGGGGCATGTTCAGCATGGAGTGGGTGGCTAATCCTTCCCTATCAGAGCCTACCGTGGTACGCCTCCCACGTGGTCTCGACTGGACGGATGTTAAGGTGGAGCCTGAATGTCCCTATAAGGTCGTGGAAGAGGACGGAGCCGTCTACTTAGAAGTCAGAGCTAGACGCCGTGAGAGACACGTCTTAACGGTCGAGTAG
- a CDS encoding YhfC family intramembrane metalloprotease, translating to MILGPVGMILVGLVSIGFWRLKRGVGFRYFVLGGLTMISAITPKLILDLTATSALSSWAETTFGSTGWLILVGAYVGLRTGFFECGFTYIAFSKTKLRNMSLDEAIAFGVGFGAFEAVLIAIPSLIQILVFMTNPSILDALPPTERQMAEAQLSMPTWIVPAPIIERVFTILAHVFTTLLIFSSVREGKTTLFLGAFIYKALLDGVIPYLQRVLKPSTSPVGTYLAEIWVVFMGLLALAGILRVKAHHLSAEESRIP from the coding sequence TTGATCCTCGGACCTGTCGGGATGATCCTAGTCGGGTTAGTATCCATAGGATTTTGGAGACTAAAGAGAGGGGTGGGTTTCAGATACTTCGTCTTGGGAGGTTTGACTATGATATCAGCAATCACCCCAAAGCTTATCCTAGACCTAACGGCGACCTCTGCTCTGAGCTCTTGGGCCGAGACAACCTTCGGGTCAACCGGGTGGCTCATACTAGTCGGAGCTTACGTCGGCCTCAGAACCGGATTCTTTGAGTGCGGATTTACCTACATAGCCTTCTCAAAGACAAAGTTAAGAAACATGTCCCTAGACGAGGCCATAGCCTTCGGAGTTGGATTCGGCGCGTTCGAAGCGGTCTTAATAGCGATTCCATCGCTCATCCAGATTCTCGTTTTCATGACCAACCCCTCGATTCTAGACGCGCTTCCTCCCACAGAGAGACAGATGGCTGAGGCTCAGCTGAGTATGCCTACGTGGATAGTTCCTGCCCCTATAATAGAGAGGGTGTTCACGATACTCGCTCACGTCTTCACGACTCTGCTAATTTTTTCATCGGTCAGAGAAGGTAAAACCACCCTTTTCCTAGGAGCTTTCATCTATAAAGCGCTACTCGATGGGGTTATCCCATATCTTCAACGGGTTTTAAAGCCTAGTACATCCCCGGTGGGAACCTATCTAGCCGAGATATGGGTCGTATTCATGGGTTTACTCGCCTTAGCCGGAATACTCAGGGTCAAAGCTCACCACCTCTCAGCAGAAGAAAGCCGTATCCCATAG
- a CDS encoding DNA topoisomerase VI subunit B has product MSFQLFLLTSTPLSFSNINVFEVGESLGGSREKGMVMNKFEEISPADFFYRNRDIAGFSNPARALYSTIRELVENSLDACESVGVLPDIYISLRHVEGPMDGTAVYKIKILDNGSGIPGSKIPLAFGKVLYGSKYRLKQTRGTFGLGGTMAILYGQITTNKAVRVVSSTGGASMYEYELTIDIRRNRPRIIRRRVHKNPNGWRGTLVEFYTEGDYFRSSFRIIEYFKQTAMVNPYAEIVFADPRGRLYVFERCVYEMPPPPKETLPHPYGVDVETIQRLIVHTETKTLLDFMTKHFHRVGKAIASKFLEAAGLNPKLNPKKLGREDVVKLVHHMKSFKGFLPPDASCLSPLGEKLLKAGIEKELKPEFVAVTQRKPSSYSGYPFIVEVGIAYGGGITKPGITLYRFSNKIPLLYDEASDVSWKVVNQMIDWSRYKVNLNVDPVAVIVHICSTRIPYKTVGKEFIADRPEIEREVLNGVRTVARRLMLHLSRKKRIQREKKRLEVFGKYLDKLALFSTKLSGRRKPPDLKPLLVKIAKIDLAEIEGGSEAEKRAILEESPVVEVKPYEKA; this is encoded by the coding sequence ATGAGTTTTCAGTTGTTTCTACTGACGAGCACCCCGCTCAGCTTTTCAAACATAAACGTGTTCGAGGTCGGAGAAAGCCTCGGGGGTTCTAGGGAAAAGGGGATGGTTATGAATAAGTTTGAAGAGATAAGCCCGGCGGATTTCTTCTACCGCAATAGAGATATCGCCGGCTTTAGCAACCCCGCTAGGGCGCTTTATAGCACTATCAGAGAGCTCGTCGAGAACTCTCTAGACGCCTGCGAAAGCGTAGGGGTTTTACCCGACATCTACATCAGTCTCAGACACGTCGAAGGACCGATGGACGGGACGGCGGTCTACAAGATCAAGATACTGGACAACGGGTCGGGGATCCCGGGTAGTAAGATCCCTCTGGCGTTCGGCAAAGTCCTATATGGCTCCAAGTATAGGCTCAAGCAGACCCGCGGCACCTTTGGACTCGGGGGGACTATGGCTATACTCTACGGACAGATAACGACTAACAAGGCCGTCAGGGTCGTTTCGAGCACAGGAGGTGCGTCGATGTATGAGTACGAGCTCACGATCGACATTCGACGCAACAGACCTAGGATCATCAGACGACGGGTTCACAAGAACCCGAACGGGTGGAGGGGGACGCTCGTAGAGTTCTACACCGAAGGCGACTACTTCAGGTCGTCTTTCAGGATAATAGAGTATTTCAAGCAGACCGCTATGGTTAACCCCTACGCTGAGATCGTGTTCGCAGACCCTAGGGGGAGACTATACGTATTCGAGAGGTGCGTCTACGAGATGCCTCCGCCGCCCAAGGAGACGCTTCCCCACCCCTATGGCGTAGACGTCGAAACCATCCAGAGACTCATAGTCCATACCGAAACCAAGACCCTACTCGACTTCATGACAAAGCATTTCCACAGGGTAGGTAAAGCGATAGCCTCTAAGTTCCTGGAAGCCGCCGGGTTAAACCCCAAGCTGAATCCTAAAAAGCTCGGTAGAGAAGACGTGGTTAAGCTCGTACACCATATGAAGAGTTTTAAGGGTTTTCTGCCTCCAGACGCTTCATGCCTCTCTCCCCTTGGTGAGAAGCTTCTTAAAGCCGGTATAGAGAAGGAGCTTAAGCCTGAGTTCGTGGCTGTTACCCAGAGGAAGCCGTCGTCCTACTCAGGCTACCCGTTCATAGTCGAGGTCGGTATAGCCTACGGAGGAGGCATAACCAAGCCCGGGATAACCCTCTACAGGTTTAGCAATAAGATACCGCTGCTCTACGACGAGGCGAGCGACGTGAGCTGGAAAGTCGTGAACCAGATGATAGACTGGAGCCGGTATAAGGTCAACCTTAACGTAGACCCCGTGGCGGTTATAGTACACATATGCTCGACCAGGATCCCCTATAAAACGGTGGGTAAGGAGTTCATAGCGGATAGGCCTGAGATAGAGCGTGAAGTCCTCAACGGCGTGAGGACGGTCGCGAGGAGGCTTATGCTCCACCTGTCTAGGAAGAAGAGGATACAGAGGGAGAAGAAGAGGCTTGAGGTTTTCGGCAAGTACCTAGATAAGCTCGCGTTGTTCAGCACAAAGCTGAGCGGTAGACGTAAGCCACCGGACCTTAAACCTCTCCTCGTGAAGATAGCTAAGATCGACCTAGCTGAGATAGAGGGTGGGTCGGAAGCGGAGAAGAGAGCCATCTTAGAGGAGAGCCCGGTGGTGGAGGTGAAGCCCTATGAGAAAGCGTAA
- a CDS encoding helix-turn-helix transcriptional regulator → MKVEILEMIVRSLAERPKSVKELSEELGVGWKTCYRYLKSLQRIGVLVEIKTRGESLFMSRRPYRPKLLTVPRVRVGETFEIVDAKPPSDDEVEVLT, encoded by the coding sequence ATGAAGGTCGAAATTTTGGAGATGATCGTGAGGTCTTTGGCTGAGCGTCCGAAATCTGTTAAGGAGCTTTCGGAGGAGCTGGGTGTTGGATGGAAGACCTGTTATAGGTATCTCAAAAGTCTACAACGTATAGGTGTATTGGTCGAAATAAAGACACGGGGGGAGAGCTTATTTATGAGCCGTCGACCCTATAGGCCGAAGCTTCTGACCGTGCCTAGGGTTAGGGTTGGGGAAACCTTCGAGATAGTCGATGCGAAGCCTCCGAGCGATGATGAGGTGGAGGTTCTCACGTGA
- a CDS encoding RNA-processing protein (similar to yeast Dim2p protein that is essential for 40S ribosomal subunit; structural studies show binding to 3' end of 16S rRNA in complex with archaeal IF2 alpha), whose product MNVFRIRIPKKRVGVVIGSKGEVKRRIEESCRVKLNIDSSTGDVEIVQTDEGDPVSCLIAKNIVMAIGRGFSPERAFRLLDEDAMLEIIDLKDDLGFSKNAVKRIQGRIIGREGKARRMIEELTGVYISVYGDTVALIGKSPWFEVAKEAVWMLIEGRQHSTVYKYLTRERRRIKRLEMDIWKRPEEMV is encoded by the coding sequence ATGAACGTCTTCAGGATAAGGATTCCGAAGAAGAGAGTCGGCGTAGTGATAGGCTCTAAGGGAGAGGTTAAACGTAGGATCGAGGAGAGCTGCCGGGTTAAACTTAACATAGACAGCTCGACGGGGGATGTCGAGATAGTTCAGACAGACGAGGGAGACCCGGTCAGCTGCCTGATAGCGAAGAACATAGTCATGGCCATAGGCAGGGGGTTCAGCCCAGAGAGGGCGTTTAGGCTTCTAGATGAAGACGCTATGCTCGAGATCATAGACCTCAAAGATGACCTAGGTTTTAGCAAGAACGCGGTTAAGAGAATCCAAGGCAGGATCATAGGGCGGGAGGGTAAGGCCAGGAGGATGATAGAGGAGCTCACAGGCGTATACATATCGGTCTACGGAGACACCGTAGCTCTCATAGGGAAGAGTCCCTGGTTCGAGGTGGCTAAGGAGGCTGTTTGGATGCTTATCGAAGGACGCCAACATAGCACGGTTTATAAATACCTCACTAGAGAGCGTAGAAGAATAAAGAGGCTTGAGATGGACATATGGAAGAGACCGGAGGAGATGGTCTAA
- a CDS encoding nucleotidyltransferase domain-containing protein produces MAEKPLRLREVLEVVYTPERWRILDRLRTEASKVLKALRRFNLEGWVHGSVARGDVDEDSDVDIIILQPTPSHIVETCLLVNGFKVFSRVLTQATPGNTPKAHIYLDPEEKISVTLPLMDFRPRELEFYRFGGMVSLRELEMGLRVPGCTKRLTLVKPTPEGHLEYPVEGFESEIARELGVSLAVVRERVRVLKRRDERGRTGLFIKRVLSEDESFEAVFREILSERPPARRRLEV; encoded by the coding sequence ATGGCTGAGAAGCCTCTGAGGTTAAGGGAAGTTTTAGAGGTAGTCTACACCCCTGAGCGGTGGAGGATCCTCGACAGGCTTAGAACGGAGGCGTCTAAGGTTCTCAAGGCGCTTAGAAGGTTCAACCTCGAGGGTTGGGTTCACGGAAGCGTGGCGCGTGGAGACGTCGACGAGGACAGCGACGTAGACATAATAATCCTACAGCCGACGCCGAGCCATATCGTCGAGACATGTCTGCTCGTCAACGGTTTCAAAGTCTTCAGCCGTGTCCTAACCCAGGCTACACCGGGTAACACACCTAAGGCCCATATATACCTCGACCCTGAAGAGAAGATATCTGTCACGCTTCCCCTCATGGATTTCCGACCTAGGGAGCTTGAATTCTACAGGTTCGGCGGTATGGTCTCGTTGAGGGAGCTAGAGATGGGTTTAAGGGTTCCTGGATGTACTAAGCGGCTTACGCTCGTTAAGCCGACTCCAGAGGGGCATCTGGAGTATCCTGTCGAGGGTTTTGAATCTGAGATCGCTAGGGAGCTCGGTGTGAGTCTCGCCGTCGTCAGAGAGCGTGTCCGGGTTCTGAAGCGGAGAGACGAACGTGGCCGGACGGGGCTCTTCATCAAGAGGGTTCTATCCGAAGATGAGAGCTTCGAGGCCGTCTTCAGGGAGATTCTCTCCGAGAGGCCGCCGGCTAGGAGGAGGCTGGAGGTGTAG
- a CDS encoding amidohydrolase family protein gives MDIEVMGMIVDAHVHLKHGDIRRTEYSPEVIVETMDRVGIDKSVVFAMSTTTKRSIEMALEAVRKYPDRLIPFVYALPNYERPVIAELEEAITKLGFKGIKLHAGECTLAEYVTDPVIALAERLGVPCLIDCMGRFWDIERMAKCFPEAKLIVAHLGRYLCEDEVLIDRFIELALKYRNIFLDVSGVALTHKIREAVSKVGSDRVIFGTDGPHEAPDTVGFAKKELDKIRALNLDPEDEEAVLGGTIARLLRI, from the coding sequence GTGGATATCGAAGTGATGGGTATGATAGTGGACGCCCATGTTCACCTGAAGCATGGTGATATCCGTAGAACCGAGTATAGCCCCGAGGTCATAGTCGAGACTATGGACCGGGTCGGTATAGATAAGTCCGTGGTCTTCGCGATGTCCACGACCACCAAGCGTTCGATAGAGATGGCTCTAGAAGCCGTTAGGAAATACCCTGACAGGCTCATACCGTTTGTCTATGCTCTCCCAAACTATGAGCGGCCTGTGATCGCTGAGCTCGAGGAGGCTATAACTAAGCTGGGGTTTAAGGGGATCAAGCTTCACGCAGGGGAGTGTACGCTAGCCGAGTATGTGACGGATCCCGTCATAGCTTTAGCCGAGAGGCTCGGCGTTCCGTGTCTGATCGATTGTATGGGTCGATTCTGGGATATCGAGCGTATGGCTAAATGTTTCCCGGAGGCGAAGCTTATAGTCGCCCATCTCGGGAGATACCTGTGCGAGGACGAGGTCTTAATAGACCGGTTCATAGAACTCGCCTTAAAGTATAGAAACATCTTTCTAGACGTAAGCGGGGTGGCGTTAACCCATAAGATCAGGGAGGCTGTGTCCAAAGTAGGGTCTGACCGCGTGATCTTCGGGACCGATGGGCCTCACGAGGCACCGGACACCGTAGGATTCGCCAAGAAAGAGCTCGATAAGATTAGGGCCTTAAACCTAGACCCGGAGGATGAGGAAGCGGTACTCGGCGGGACGATAGCTAGGCTGCTTAGGATATAG
- a CDS encoding DNA topoisomerase IV subunit A, whose protein sequence is MRKRKSKGKSKRSKPSKSSKASKAKTLEKFTKKASRRGKRAKRHETKRLEAKKRVLEKLRMLGEEVYVKLAHGEFPSLKIPSRSTSNIVYDPKLRQYVLGDKFFVRSARNIRHIRPLTQLIWVAYTASTLCKMDKTSTLRDIYYMAQADGIDFRDQQESDEVITELETVLGMPREEFNIFPEERSAIFGDLTIEYTVRNYRGVRVNLTMHPDGLVIGPTLTSAEFVKCNADKVIVIEKGAMFTRFVEEQVHKRFKAILIHTAGQPPRATRRLIRRLNVELELPVYVFVDGDPWGMHIAQVILSGSARAGHIPELATPDAQWAGVYASDIVRYKLPSDPLTKVDLKRLDELKRDPRYKGDLWQKEINTFLKIRRKSEQEAFSRYGLTFIVNKYLPKRLKELSRR, encoded by the coding sequence ATGAGAAAGCGTAAGAGCAAGGGTAAATCTAAGCGGTCTAAGCCGTCTAAGTCATCTAAGGCGTCTAAGGCGAAGACCCTAGAGAAGTTTACGAAGAAAGCTAGTCGGAGGGGGAAACGGGCTAAACGGCATGAGACTAAGCGTCTAGAGGCGAAGAAGAGGGTTTTAGAGAAGCTCCGTATGCTGGGTGAAGAGGTCTATGTCAAGCTAGCCCATGGGGAGTTTCCTTCGCTTAAGATACCTAGCAGGTCTACCAGCAACATAGTTTACGACCCTAAGCTTAGGCAGTACGTTCTAGGCGACAAGTTCTTCGTTAGAAGCGCTAGAAACATCAGGCACATAAGGCCTCTAACCCAGCTCATATGGGTGGCGTATACGGCTAGCACACTCTGTAAGATGGATAAGACGTCGACTCTGAGGGATATCTACTACATGGCTCAGGCAGACGGTATAGATTTCAGAGACCAGCAGGAGAGCGACGAGGTGATAACAGAGCTTGAAACGGTTCTCGGGATGCCTAGGGAAGAGTTTAACATATTCCCTGAAGAACGCAGCGCGATATTCGGCGACCTCACGATAGAGTACACGGTCAGGAACTATAGAGGCGTCAGGGTTAACTTGACGATGCACCCCGACGGCTTGGTCATAGGCCCGACCCTAACGAGCGCGGAGTTCGTCAAGTGCAACGCGGACAAAGTGATAGTGATCGAGAAGGGCGCCATGTTCACTAGGTTCGTCGAGGAGCAGGTGCATAAACGGTTTAAAGCCATACTCATCCATACAGCGGGTCAGCCTCCGAGGGCGACGAGGCGTCTGATAAGGCGGTTGAACGTGGAGCTTGAGTTGCCGGTCTATGTATTCGTCGACGGAGACCCTTGGGGTATGCACATAGCTCAAGTCATCCTATCAGGCTCGGCTAGAGCGGGGCATATCCCGGAGCTGGCTACCCCGGACGCGCAGTGGGCAGGGGTCTATGCGTCGGATATAGTCAGGTATAAGCTTCCGAGCGACCCCTTGACCAAGGTCGACCTCAAACGTCTAGACGAGCTTAAGAGGGACCCGAGATACAAAGGCGACCTGTGGCAGAAGGAGATAAACACGTTCCTCAAGATACGTAGGAAGTCTGAGCAGGAGGCCTTCAGCAGATACGGGTTGACGTTCATAGTGAACAAGTACCTGCCCAAGAGGCTTAAGGAGCTGAGCCGTAGATAG
- a CDS encoding nucleotidyltransferase domain-containing protein, with product MNFDVDVLVDRVKMLKNWRIWVGKVAEVVGTLLPGARVYVIGSVVRGDYVAGSDVDVLIVSEHVPDRLVERSRLKVAIEDGLKLPYYHPFEFHLVKPEEAEIYLRRAGEDILEV from the coding sequence TTGAACTTCGACGTAGACGTCTTGGTGGATAGGGTTAAGATGTTGAAGAACTGGAGGATATGGGTCGGGAAGGTCGCCGAGGTCGTTGGAACGCTTTTACCTGGGGCTAGGGTGTATGTCATCGGAAGCGTGGTTCGGGGAGACTACGTCGCAGGTAGCGATGTCGACGTGCTCATCGTATCTGAGCATGTCCCGGATAGGCTTGTCGAAAGAAGCCGGCTGAAGGTCGCGATAGAGGATGGGTTAAAGCTACCGTACTACCATCCCTTTGAGTTTCACCTGGTTAAGCCTGAGGAGGCGGAAATCTACCTCAGGAGGGCTGGAGAAGATATCTTAGAGGTCTGA
- a CDS encoding HEPN domain-containing protein: MVTMAENAFENGFYDVSCFLAEQALQLYLKAMLLKLLGEYPRTHSIRRLLGELSKLVDSRLEEFCRVNRVRLSALEDAYLMARYFVKPYYREDAEDMIKLVRDVIRLVDEVAGS; this comes from the coding sequence ATGGTCACTATGGCTGAGAATGCTTTCGAAAACGGATTCTACGATGTTTCATGTTTTCTAGCCGAACAGGCGCTTCAGCTATACCTCAAAGCTATGTTGCTTAAGCTTCTAGGAGAATATCCGAGGACGCACAGCATCAGACGTCTTCTAGGAGAACTTTCCAAGCTCGTCGACTCTAGGCTTGAAGAATTCTGCAGAGTAAACCGGGTTAGGCTTTCGGCCTTGGAAGACGCTTACCTAATGGCCAGATACTTCGTCAAACCCTATTATAGGGAGGACGCGGAGGATATGATTAAACTCGTGAGGGATGTTATACGTCTGGTCGATGAGGTGGCCGGGTCTTGA
- a CDS encoding gamma-glutamyl-gamma-aminobutyrate hydrolase family protein (Members of this family of hydrolases with an active site Cys residue belong to MEROPS family C26.), producing MVMVHLLIDIAKKANPDRVAVVKANERLLNLLTRLAGEWFEVEYYTRVNPSYLGRLNPKSVVIGGSGIPWEHYTREGLKGVMEAIRGWRKPLIGLCGGHQLLAMAYGARVDYIRRAEPGEPTDKPGGYYYGYLKETGWREVYIAEEDPLFKGLPRTIVVDEGHYAEVKGLPKGFKLLAWNETTRIQAMRLEGYPVYGVQFHPHKFDEEHPHGETVLRNFFDITRSFHEMMPIT from the coding sequence GTGGTTATGGTTCACCTGCTGATAGACATAGCTAAGAAGGCTAATCCTGATAGGGTAGCCGTGGTCAAGGCTAACGAGCGTCTGCTGAACCTGCTTACTAGGTTGGCTGGAGAGTGGTTTGAGGTCGAGTATTACACGAGGGTGAATCCCAGCTACCTTGGGAGGTTGAACCCTAAAAGCGTGGTCATAGGAGGCTCAGGTATCCCCTGGGAGCACTACACCCGTGAGGGGCTTAAGGGCGTTATGGAGGCCATCCGCGGATGGAGGAAGCCTCTCATAGGGTTGTGCGGTGGCCACCAGCTTCTCGCTATGGCTTACGGGGCTAGGGTAGACTATATCCGACGGGCTGAGCCGGGTGAGCCTACGGATAAGCCCGGAGGCTACTACTACGGGTATCTCAAGGAGACCGGTTGGAGGGAGGTTTACATAGCTGAGGAGGACCCGCTCTTCAAGGGGCTTCCTAGGACGATAGTGGTGGACGAGGGACACTACGCTGAGGTTAAGGGGCTTCCTAAGGGGTTTAAGCTGTTGGCTTGGAACGAGACCACGAGGATACAGGCCATGCGTCTCGAAGGCTACCCCGTCTACGGGGTTCAGTTCCACCCACATAAATTCGACGAGGAGCATCCCCACGGGGAAACAGTGCTTAGAAACTTCTTCGATATCACTAGAAGTTTCCACGAGATGATGCCTATAACTTGA
- a CDS encoding M42 family metallopeptidase: MLDDWSLKVLKDLSESFGPAGFEREVAQKVKRYMKEYADEILTDKLGSVIFVKKGASDRPRVLLPGHIDEVGFVVSGIDDLGYVTFNPLGGWFDQVLLSQRVVIRTRKGDVYGVIAAKPPHLLTPEEAKKVVEKKNMFIDVGATSRKEAEEMGIRIGDPVVPYSPFMTVRDGKIAMGKAFDDRVGAFVAMAVVRRLKTENIQHPNTVYGAGTVQEEVGLRGAGTVAHVVDPDVAIVLEVDIAGDVPGIKATEAPAKLGKGPSIVTYDASMIPNQPLKEFVIEVAEKTGIPYQLSQVARGGTDAGRIHISRAGCPSIVIGVPTRHIHTHVGLFSLEDLENTVKLVVELVKRLDKKTVESFTAL; this comes from the coding sequence ATGCTAGACGATTGGAGCTTGAAGGTTTTAAAAGATCTCTCAGAGAGCTTCGGCCCGGCCGGGTTTGAGAGGGAGGTCGCCCAGAAGGTTAAACGGTACATGAAGGAGTACGCCGACGAGATACTGACAGATAAGCTGGGTTCGGTGATATTCGTCAAGAAAGGCGCGTCGGATAGGCCTAGGGTTCTTCTACCCGGCCACATAGACGAGGTAGGCTTCGTCGTATCCGGTATAGACGACCTCGGATACGTGACCTTCAACCCGCTCGGCGGATGGTTCGACCAGGTTCTACTATCTCAGAGAGTCGTCATAAGAACCCGTAAAGGAGACGTGTACGGGGTAATAGCGGCTAAGCCGCCGCATCTGTTGACACCTGAGGAAGCTAAGAAGGTAGTCGAGAAGAAGAACATGTTCATAGACGTAGGGGCTACAAGCCGTAAGGAAGCCGAGGAGATGGGTATAAGGATCGGAGACCCTGTGGTCCCATATTCGCCCTTCATGACCGTTAGAGACGGTAAGATAGCTATGGGTAAGGCGTTCGACGATAGGGTCGGGGCGTTCGTAGCCATGGCGGTCGTCAGGAGGCTCAAGACGGAGAACATCCAGCATCCCAACACGGTTTACGGAGCCGGTACGGTTCAAGAAGAGGTGGGGCTTAGGGGAGCCGGTACGGTGGCTCACGTCGTCGACCCAGACGTCGCGATAGTGCTAGAAGTCGACATAGCGGGCGACGTACCGGGGATCAAGGCCACGGAGGCGCCTGCCAAACTGGGTAAGGGTCCTTCGATAGTTACCTACGACGCCTCGATGATACCTAACCAACCTCTCAAGGAGTTCGTGATAGAGGTCGCCGAGAAGACGGGTATACCGTATCAGCTGAGCCAGGTCGCCAGGGGTGGAACAGACGCGGGGAGGATACACATCTCAAGGGCAGGGTGCCCCAGCATAGTCATAGGCGTACCCACAAGGCACATACACACCCACGTCGGCCTCTTCTCCCTAGAAGACCTAGAGAACACGGTTAAACTCGTGGTAGAGCTCGTTAAGAGGCTCGACAAGAAGACGGTCGAAAGCTTCACCGCGCTTTAA